In Ktedonobacterales bacterium, a single window of DNA contains:
- a CDS encoding DUF5615 family PIN-like protein, with product MSEQIRFQADEDFNDWIVKGLLRREPLIDFETVPEVDLRGLPDPALIAFAAERGRILVSHDLSTMPTHFAHFLEGGHHSPGLFLIRQTLPISQAIEALYLVWQASTPEEWFDQMEYLPL from the coding sequence ATGAGTGAGCAAATCCGTTTTCAGGCCGACGAGGACTTCAACGACTGGATTGTCAAGGGGCTGTTGAGGCGAGAGCCACTGATCGATTTCGAGACCGTCCCTGAAGTTGACTTGAGAGGACTCCCAGACCCCGCGCTGATCGCTTTTGCCGCAGAACGGGGTCGGATTCTTGTGAGCCACGATCTCAGCACCATGCCAACCCACTTCGCTCACTTTCTTGAAGGCGGACACCATAGTCCAGGGTTGTTCTTGATTCGACAGACGCTGCCAATCTCCCAAGCGATTGAAGCCCTCTATCTGGTCTGGCAAGCCAGTACACCAGAAGAGTGGTTTGATCAGATGGAGTATCTGCCCCTATGA
- a CDS encoding DUF433 domain-containing protein, translating to MNYPHVEERNGNFYVQGSRVSLESIITVWREGHSPEEIRDAFPTLNLVEVYAAIAYYLDHQAEMDKLFREHEIEYQAQRAAAEAADPERYARLRQRFAEARERLQASPQSSIR from the coding sequence ATGAACTACCCCCATGTGGAAGAGCGCAACGGCAATTTTTACGTACAGGGGAGCCGCGTGTCTCTTGAATCAATCATCACGGTCTGGCGCGAAGGACACAGCCCGGAAGAAATCCGCGACGCCTTTCCCACCCTGAACCTTGTGGAAGTCTATGCGGCCATTGCCTATTATCTCGATCACCAGGCAGAGATGGATAAGCTCTTCAGAGAACATGAGATCGAATACCAGGCGCAGCGCGCCGCAGCGGAAGCCGCTGACCCCGAAAGATATGCCAGGCTGCGCCAGCGCTTCGCCGAGGCACGCGAGCGCCTGCAAGCGTCTCCACAATCGTCAATACGATGA